In Penicillium psychrofluorescens genome assembly, chromosome: 5, a single window of DNA contains:
- a CDS encoding uncharacterized protein (ID:PFLUO_007349-T1.cds;~source:funannotate), whose product MGPSLRDHASFVRPSTRDRPTTRGEGENSLVVPSRTSSLHSRITQPIASSLNLKPTQRTPKTLTHAYMVCGVGREPSQWVKAPAPAQGKIGHMKGAVGQFWLPEILGSSPRLEQDNEIARSLHSAMRACFPHDVEICTGKSQPHCAHHAFVLQQDSSHTLYGIALRVWSRADEKRAETIRELRKKTESDFYDNPDETYWIPYCLSFLSRYPLYDLLGDYLRGMWIHWNKATNLFHAEEVSRILSFPAPRLNDLVRIDMKDYALCYQFPSSPTGFQNFSMWPLFTCLSIPNIVGVVEAAVSPTRRIIFVSHYPAMLTAAAETIRYCVRVYEWSGLYVPVVHARHVKELVQEPGPYILGVTAECRTLFNAPSDALVVDLDRNFVLTSSPPNVLNQGQRTKFINRLTQSLNGDVAPSGVPPHLRSAYAGGKLIPAGQIIVMRGEVESVQEPNWWNQDAVMGVMDHVCEKLGRNTGVKAIFGGSVKKPLMTKVSMRHLNEIVRERNQYSRDAMEAWQDFINLKGRMDTELSKVTKRNNFLVEELETWKQQFLKFQAFAEQLTKETSELKVKIENHKRENRRLTGLIDQQKDDVARLTLRLSGTEKQRDDALEALVLQQEIAEELERERKRNQKEISALQHTNSTLSRQRDDAQRVVLHLRSLINGQNHHMEHIVRSIGSTSTITEMVKQGYEDTPAETEESEEAASKEITKKDVNGKPMVNDMSPELEQHLLNLGKDKKTLARLSINDVADLYLREKTDAIADIIRTISDQCAAAVEGLHLAQDAEDDEESEESLKARQDGDRLGSDFEAQEGRSTRAASEMSDNTDTNSLHPDRNSSIPPTPDLVHNRSSTSMSMASNATFPERSSQQYTTGEIPTRIVEDDDEHAHETEGLDDQQTETGTLSKQASEDLMRPNTARVIS is encoded by the exons ATGGGCCCGTCTCTGCGAGACCACGCCTCTTTTGTGCGGCCATCCACCCGCGATCGGCCCACCAcccgcggcgagggagaaaaCTCGCTGGTCGTTCCCAGCCGCACCTCATCTTTGCACTCGCGCATCACCCAGCCTATTGCCTCCAGCCTCAACCTCAAGCCCACCCAGCGAACACCGAAAACCCTCACCCATGCCTACATGGTCTGCGGTGTGGGCCGGGAGCCCTCCCAATGGGTCAAGGCACCCGCCCCGGCTCAGGGCAAGATCGGCCATATGAAGGGCGCCGTCGGCCAATTCTGGCTGCCCGAGATCTTGGGCAGCAGTCCACGGTTAGAGCAGGATAACGAGATTGCTCGATCTCTGCACTCGGCCATGCGGGCTTGTTTCCCGCACGATGTCGAGATCTGCACCGGCAAGAGCCAGCCGCACTGTGCCCATCACGCGTTTGTGCTGCAGCAGGACTCCTCGCACACTCTGTACGGCATTGCGCTGCGCGTCTGGTCCCGTGCGGATGAGAAGCGCGCTGAGACCATTCGtgagctgcgcaagaagaccgagtCGGACTTCTATGACAATCCGGACGAGACCTACTGGATCCCCTACTGCCTCAGCTTTTTGTCCCGCTATCCGCTTTACGACCTGCTAGGTGACTACCTCCGTGGCATGTGGATCCACTGGAACAAGGCCACCAACCTCTTCCATGCCGAGGAGGTGTCTCGGATCCTGAGCTTCCCTGCTCCGCGTCTCAATGACCTGGTTCGAATCGATATGAAGGACTATGCCTTGTGTTATCAGTTCCCCTCGTCCCCTACCGGCTTCCAGAACTTTTCCATGTGGCCCCTATTCACCTGTCTGTCCATTCCGAACATTGTCGGGGTGGTCGAGGCAGCTGTCTCGCCCACTCGCcgcatcatcttcgtcagCCACTACCCGGCGATGCTGACGGCCGCGGCCGAAACCATCCGGTACTGCGTTCGTGTTTACGAGTGGAGCGGTCTGTACGTGCCCGTTGTGCACGCCCGCCACGTCAAGGAGCTCGTACAGGAACCCGGCCCGTACATCCTTGGTGTCACCGCTGAGTGCCGGACGCTGTTCAATGCCCCGTCCGATGCTCTGGTGGTGGACCTCGACCGGAACTTCGTTCTGACTTCGAGCCCACCCAACGTCCTGAATCAAGGCCAGCGCACCAAGTTCATCAACCGGTTGACCCAGTCTCTGAACGGCGACGTTGCGCCCTCCGGTGTGCCGCCGCACCTGCGGTCTGCATACGCCGGTGGCAAATTGATCCCTGCCGGCCAGATCATCGTGATGCGAGGCGAGGTCGAGAGCGTCCAAGAGCCCAACTGGTGGAACCAGGATGCCGTGATGGGCGTTATGGACCACGTCTGCGAGAAGCTG GGACGCAACACCGGTGTGAAGGCGATCTTCGGCGGCTCCGTCAAGAAGCCGTTGATGACCAAGGTCTCGATGCGCCACCTCAACGAGATCGTGCGCGAGCGGAACCAGTACTCGCGTGATGCTATGGAGGCCTGGCAAGATTTTATCAATCTCAAGGGCCGCATGGATACCGAGCTCAGCAAGGTCACCAAGCGCAACAACTTCCTtgtcgaggagctcgagacctggaagcagcagtTCCTCAAGTTCCAGGCGTTTGCTGAGCAGCTCACCAAAGAGACCTCGGAACTCAAGGTCAAGATCGAGAACCACAAGCGCGAGAATCGCCGTCTCACTGGTCTCATCGACCAGCAGAAGGACGACGTGGCCCGGCTTACTCTGCGCCTTTCTGGCACGGAGAAGCAGCGCGACGATGCTCTCGAGGCTCTCGTCCTCCAGCAGGAGATtgccgaggagctggagcgcgagcgcaagCGCAACCAGAAGGAGATTTCTGCTCTGCAGCATACCAACTCCACCCTTTCCCGCCAGCGCGATGATGCCCAGCGCGTGGTCTTGCACCTGCGTAGCCTCATCAACGGCCAGAACCACCATATGGAGCACATCGTGCGCTCCATTGGTAGTACCTCGACAATTACTGAAATGGTCAAGCAGGGCTACGAGGACACTCCCGCCGAAACCGAAGAATCAGAGGAGGCAGCTTCGAAAGAGATCACAAAGAAGGATGTCAACGGCAAACCTATGGTAAATGATATGAGTCCCGAGCTAGAGCAGCATCTGCTGAACCTcggcaaggacaagaagaccCTTGCTCGTCTGAGCATCAACGATGTCGCAGATCTCTACCTGCGCGAGAAGACCGACGCCATTGCGGATATCATCCGCACCATCAGCGACCAgtgcgccgccgccgtcgagggCCTGCACCTGGCCCAGGACGctgaggatgatgaggagtCCGAGGAGTCGCTCAAGGCTCGTCAGGATGGCGACCGCCTGGGCTCCGACTTCGAGGCCCAAGAGGGCCGCTCGACTCGTGCCGCAAGCGAGATGAGCGACAACACCGACACCAACTCGCTGCACCCTGACCGGAATTCCAGCATCCCGCCGACACCCGATCTGGTACACAACCGCTCCAGCACTTCCATGTCCATGGCTAGCAACGCGACTTTCCCCGAGCGTTCAAGTCAGCAATACACCACCGGCGAGATCCCGACCCGTatcgtcgaggacgacgatgagcaTGCCCACGAAACTGAGGGTCTGGACGACCAGCAGACCGAGACAGGCACTCTGTCCAAGCAGGCCAGCGAGGATCTCATGCGGCCCAACACTGCGCGAGTGA